A stretch of Ferribacterium limneticum DNA encodes these proteins:
- the cysN gene encoding sulfate adenylyltransferase subunit CysN encodes MTAHQVEDHGLLRFLTCGSVDDGKSTLIGRLLFDTKTILADTLSAIAKTSEKRGMGAVDLSLLTDGLQAEREQGITIDVAYRYFSTGTRKYIIADAPGHEQYTRNMVTAASTANLAIILIDARKGVLTQTRRHSKLASLVGIPHLIVAINKMDLADYSQETYERIKGEYLEFAAKVGIEDIRFIPLSALNGDMIVDRGDKLNWYEGPTLLEMLEVAPAAHTEHTEKFRFPVQYVCRPQDSANPDLHDYRGFMGRVEAGSIKVGDAVTVLPSGRESTVKAVQIGGVDIGEAFCEQSITLLLADEIDTSRGDMIVKSSEVPAAVKQIEATVCWMAEAPMDRARTYLIRHTTRDSKAKLAAIDHRLDVNTLEKVPAEKLAMNDIAQVTFKLAQPLFADPYLENRGTGAFIIIDESNNNTVGAGMIL; translated from the coding sequence ATGACCGCCCATCAAGTTGAAGATCATGGCCTGCTGCGCTTTCTGACCTGCGGCAGCGTTGATGACGGCAAGAGCACCCTGATCGGTCGCCTGCTGTTCGACACCAAGACCATCCTCGCCGACACCCTGTCGGCCATCGCCAAGACCTCCGAAAAGCGCGGCATGGGCGCGGTTGACCTGTCCCTGCTCACCGACGGCCTGCAGGCCGAACGCGAGCAAGGCATCACCATCGACGTCGCCTACCGCTATTTCTCGACCGGCACGCGCAAGTACATCATCGCCGACGCGCCGGGCCACGAGCAGTACACCCGCAACATGGTCACCGCCGCGTCGACCGCCAACCTGGCCATCATCCTGATCGATGCGCGCAAGGGCGTGCTGACGCAGACCCGGCGTCACTCGAAACTCGCTTCGCTGGTTGGCATCCCGCACCTGATCGTCGCCATCAACAAGATGGACCTGGCCGATTACTCGCAGGAAACCTACGAGCGCATCAAGGGCGAATACCTCGAATTTGCCGCCAAGGTTGGCATCGAAGACATCCGCTTCATCCCGCTCTCGGCGCTCAACGGCGACATGATCGTGGACCGTGGCGACAAGCTGAACTGGTACGAAGGCCCGACCCTGCTCGAAATGCTGGAAGTGGCCCCGGCCGCGCACACCGAGCACACCGAAAAATTCCGCTTCCCGGTCCAGTACGTGTGCCGCCCGCAGGATTCCGCCAATCCGGACCTGCACGACTACCGCGGTTTCATGGGTCGCGTCGAAGCCGGCTCGATCAAGGTCGGCGATGCCGTCACCGTCCTGCCCTCCGGCCGCGAGTCGACGGTGAAAGCGGTGCAAATCGGCGGCGTCGATATCGGCGAAGCCTTCTGCGAACAATCCATCACCCTGTTGCTGGCCGATGAAATCGACACCTCGCGCGGCGACATGATCGTCAAGTCGAGCGAAGTCCCGGCCGCAGTCAAGCAGATCGAAGCCACCGTTTGCTGGATGGCCGAAGCCCCGATGGACCGCGCCCGCACCTACCTGATCCGCCACACGACGCGCGACTCGAAAGCCAAACTGGCCGCCATCGACCATCGCCTCGACGTGAATACGCTGGAAAAAGTCCCTGCCGAAAAGCTGGCCATGAACGACATCGCGCAAGTCACCTTCAAGCTGGCCCAACCGCTGTTCGCCGATCCTTACCTGGAAAACCGGGGTACCGGGGCGTTCATCATCATTGACGAGAGCAACAACAACACGGTTGGGGCGGGAATGATTCTTTGA
- a CDS encoding DUF4118 domain-containing protein codes for MSFETSVSDKNYSSTQRVILTVAACAGMTLLATPLLGYLDLANIVMLFLLTVLIVAVKLGRNAAILASVLSVLCFDVFFVPPRFSLAVSNIQYLVTFAVMLVTALTTTHFTSTLRQRAEEAVRREQRTQALYQLAKQLAGALAIKQVVEITDAFVRSQLHASCVVLLPDEARKTLNAVVQSSNLPFEAHLAHVAFESGQFVRSDEMRGMGFAPLYFPLKASMRTRGVLAVAFEEQPEEPSDETLSLLDALASLVAVALERLHYVEIAQATEVKMLTERLRSSILSALSHDLRTPLTAMVGLADSLFLVKPALPAAALETAQALHEQAERLAGLVGNLLDMARLNAGEVTLRREWQPLEEVVGASIKLLGGALAGHPVKVLLDKALPLLEFDAVLIERVLCNLLENAAKYSPAQTVIELQAKPVGTVVEVAVLDHGTGFPSHRRDELFNMFVRGNAQSGKPGTGLGLAISKAIVEAHGGTIEADNRPEGGAMVRFTLPVGNPPSIEEELA; via the coding sequence ATGTCATTCGAGACCTCTGTCAGCGACAAGAATTACAGCAGCACGCAACGCGTCATTCTGACCGTCGCTGCCTGCGCCGGCATGACATTGCTGGCGACACCGCTGCTGGGCTATCTCGACCTGGCCAACATCGTGATGCTTTTCCTGCTCACGGTCCTCATCGTCGCGGTCAAGCTGGGGCGAAATGCGGCAATCCTGGCGTCGGTGCTCAGCGTTCTCTGCTTCGACGTTTTTTTCGTGCCGCCGCGCTTCTCATTGGCGGTCAGCAATATCCAGTATCTCGTGACCTTTGCGGTGATGCTGGTCACGGCCCTGACGACCACGCATTTCACCTCGACTCTCCGCCAGCGGGCAGAGGAGGCCGTTCGACGGGAGCAGCGAACCCAGGCCCTCTATCAACTCGCCAAGCAACTGGCCGGGGCATTGGCCATCAAGCAGGTGGTCGAGATTACCGATGCTTTTGTCCGGTCGCAGTTGCATGCCAGTTGCGTGGTGCTGTTGCCCGATGAGGCCCGTAAAACACTGAATGCTGTTGTCCAATCAAGCAACTTGCCGTTTGAGGCGCATCTTGCTCATGTTGCCTTTGAAAGCGGCCAATTCGTGCGCAGCGACGAAATGCGCGGCATGGGCTTTGCGCCGCTGTATTTCCCGCTCAAGGCTTCCATGCGGACACGGGGCGTGCTGGCGGTGGCCTTTGAAGAACAGCCGGAAGAGCCCAGCGATGAAACCTTGTCCCTGCTCGATGCGCTCGCCTCGCTGGTGGCCGTTGCCCTGGAGCGCCTGCATTACGTTGAAATCGCCCAGGCCACTGAAGTAAAGATGCTGACGGAGCGGCTGCGCAGTTCCATCTTGTCTGCGCTTTCCCATGACCTGCGGACCCCGCTGACGGCCATGGTCGGTCTGGCCGACTCGCTGTTCCTGGTCAAGCCGGCCTTGCCTGCCGCTGCCCTCGAAACGGCGCAAGCCCTGCATGAACAAGCCGAACGCCTGGCTGGCCTGGTCGGCAACCTGCTGGACATGGCGCGGCTCAATGCCGGCGAAGTCACCCTGCGTCGCGAATGGCAGCCGCTTGAAGAGGTGGTCGGTGCCAGCATCAAGCTCCTGGGGGGCGCCCTGGCCGGGCATCCGGTCAAGGTGCTGCTCGACAAGGCGCTTCCCTTGCTGGAATTCGACGCCGTGCTGATCGAGCGCGTGCTGTGCAACCTCCTTGAAAATGCGGCCAAGTATTCGCCGGCGCAGACGGTGATCGAGTTGCAGGCCAAGCCGGTCGGCACGGTTGTTGAGGTGGCCGTTCTGGACCACGGGACCGGGTTCCCGAGTCATCGCCGGGATGAACTTTTCAACATGTTCGTGCGCGGGAATGCTCAGTCCGGCAAGCCGGGCACCGGCCTGGGGCTTGCCATCTCCAAGGCGATCGTTGAAGCGCACGGTGGAACGATTGAAGCGGATAACCGGCCGGAAGGCGGTGCCATGGTTCGCTTCACGCTGCCGGTCGGCAATCCGCCGAGTATCGAGGAGGAACTGGCATGA
- a CDS encoding AAA family ATPase produces the protein MSESPSGTASVSHAPAGGFAAISKYNPHLWSAEQLRAIFVTRQNELADLRRALRTTPADTVGQHVLLVGARGMGKSTLMQRLALAVEDEADLHRAWLPLRFPEEQYTVSTVGQFWANVLDSLIDALERQGQATAALDATAQRIEALPAAEQAAACLEAINHCADERGQRLLLLVDNTDLLLHNIGRDAHWALRETLQSNSRLLWVGGSYQSLEADSDYHDAFLDFFHTVELRPLRLPEMKQALLALAATFGGDAAKQAMQRQLAAHPERLPTLRQLSGGNPRTTVMLYELFANGQKSDVRGDLEALLDSMTPLYKARMDSLADLPRKLLAHILEHWAPISLGQLAETSQVVNTSISPQLKRLELDGLIQKTRLHGTTRSGYQVAERFFNIWYLMRFSPRRQRARLSWLVEFMRLWFSSDELCGLAQQRMGGIHGRLRCAYNWEYDRALADALPPEARERHALRWALLKQLKESRAQLSEIFELDGEDGDFRDAADYLQRATLLSSLLRRCPHAVSEDEKTRWVGAVLGSLNLGLEEKEQIAKVAESLSNLQYEELLKVSSEESQNLEKELGGEAAQVLRSAVLTYDFFPDVPDSHLAYEQIRSCFCQYPEALRFACNLLCDKHEDEWCLKTLELAQLVLPQDAQIAYQRAWLLHQRLGRYDDAESAYRQAIAFDGSDPYFWDGFGDLLGDCLGRYDEAEAAYRQAIALDGKFAFAWISLGELLKDHLDRLDEAEAAYRQAIALDDKSAFAWICLGYLLQKYPARYDEAEAAYRQAIALDGKFAFAWISLGELLKDHLDRLDEAEAAYRQAIALDDKSAFTWICLGNLLQEYPGRYDEAEVAYRQAIALDNQPAFVWGSLGNLLQKYSSRYDEAETAFRQAIDLDEKLAFPRTGLGNLLQDHLGQHREAEIAYRQAIELGNENDFPKANLARLLWRQGRQQEAEVLYREVAALPGADKAELPLQANLCLGNRQLAVDSLHTLVLSAQEGKQFAFYRLKEQVWECHELGLGTRLAEWMAGSEQAIFLLPFIQALYMLAGEEAKLQDLPLEMQQMADEVVRIARERARCWPSVNEFTVTKSTTHAHKGKRRKMRP, from the coding sequence ATGTCTGAAAGCCCTTCCGGTACCGCCTCGGTGTCCCATGCGCCGGCTGGCGGTTTTGCCGCCATTAGCAAGTACAATCCACATTTGTGGAGTGCCGAACAACTGCGTGCCATTTTCGTGACGCGCCAAAACGAGCTTGCTGACCTGAGACGTGCACTCAGAACTACGCCGGCTGATACGGTGGGTCAGCACGTTTTGCTGGTTGGCGCGCGTGGCATGGGTAAATCTACCCTGATGCAGCGTCTTGCCCTCGCGGTCGAAGATGAAGCAGACTTGCATCGCGCCTGGTTGCCGCTGCGTTTCCCCGAAGAGCAATACACGGTCAGCACCGTCGGCCAGTTCTGGGCCAATGTCCTCGATAGCTTGATTGATGCCTTGGAGCGTCAGGGGCAAGCGACTGCCGCGCTTGATGCCACGGCACAACGGATTGAGGCCTTGCCTGCTGCGGAGCAGGCGGCAGCCTGTCTCGAGGCCATCAATCACTGCGCGGACGAACGTGGACAACGCCTGCTTTTGTTGGTCGACAACACGGACCTGCTGCTGCATAACATCGGTCGCGATGCACATTGGGCCCTACGCGAGACACTGCAAAGCAATTCACGCCTGCTCTGGGTTGGCGGAAGCTATCAAAGCTTAGAAGCGGATAGCGACTACCACGACGCCTTTCTCGATTTTTTTCATACTGTCGAACTACGCCCCCTACGCCTGCCGGAAATGAAACAGGCGCTGCTTGCCCTGGCTGCCACCTTTGGCGGTGATGCAGCCAAACAGGCCATGCAACGACAACTGGCAGCCCATCCCGAACGCCTGCCGACCCTGCGTCAACTCTCGGGCGGCAATCCGCGCACGACAGTCATGCTCTACGAACTTTTTGCCAATGGACAGAAAAGCGATGTGCGTGGGGATCTCGAGGCGCTACTCGACAGCATGACCCCACTGTACAAGGCGCGTATGGATTCACTGGCCGACCTGCCGCGCAAACTGCTCGCCCACATTCTCGAACACTGGGCGCCAATCTCGCTGGGGCAACTGGCGGAAACATCGCAAGTAGTCAATACCAGCATCAGTCCGCAGCTGAAACGTCTGGAACTGGATGGCCTGATCCAGAAAACCAGGCTGCATGGCACCACACGCAGTGGTTATCAGGTGGCTGAGCGCTTCTTCAATATCTGGTATCTGATGCGTTTTTCCCCGCGCCGACAACGTGCACGTTTATCGTGGTTGGTTGAGTTTATGCGCCTGTGGTTCAGTAGCGACGAATTATGTGGCCTAGCTCAGCAACGCATGGGCGGTATTCACGGGCGTTTGCGCTGTGCGTATAACTGGGAATATGACCGTGCCTTGGCTGATGCTCTGCCACCGGAAGCCCGGGAGCGCCATGCCCTGCGCTGGGCGCTGCTTAAACAATTGAAAGAGAGTCGCGCCCAGTTGAGTGAGATCTTTGAGCTCGACGGCGAAGACGGGGACTTTAGAGATGCTGCCGATTACCTGCAACGCGCCACCCTCTTATCCAGTTTGTTGCGACGGTGTCCGCATGCGGTGTCCGAAGATGAGAAAACACGGTGGGTAGGAGCGGTGCTTGGCTCACTAAATTTGGGTTTGGAGGAAAAGGAGCAAATTGCAAAGGTAGCTGAGAGTTTGAGTAACTTGCAATACGAGGAATTGCTTAAGGTATCCTCGGAGGAGAGCCAGAACTTGGAGAAAGAACTTGGCGGCGAGGCTGCCCAAGTTCTTCGCAGCGCCGTATTGACCTACGACTTTTTTCCGGATGTTCCGGATTCTCATTTGGCTTACGAGCAGATTCGCTCTTGTTTTTGTCAGTACCCCGAAGCACTGCGTTTTGCCTGTAATCTGCTTTGTGACAAACATGAGGACGAGTGGTGCTTAAAAACTCTGGAATTGGCACAACTCGTATTGCCGCAGGATGCGCAAATAGCCTATCAACGTGCTTGGTTGTTACACCAGCGACTCGGACGCTACGATGATGCGGAGTCGGCTTATCGACAGGCGATTGCCTTTGATGGTAGCGATCCCTATTTTTGGGATGGTTTTGGTGATCTGTTGGGAGATTGTCTTGGTCGCTACGATGAGGCAGAAGCTGCTTATCGTCAGGCGATTGCTTTGGATGGCAAATTTGCTTTCGCTTGGATCAGTCTCGGCGAGCTACTTAAGGATCATCTTGATCGTCTGGATGAAGCGGAGGCCGCCTATCGCCAAGCTATTGCTCTGGATGACAAGTCTGCTTTCGCCTGGATCTGTTTGGGATATCTGTTACAGAAATACCCTGCTCGCTACGATGAGGCAGAAGCAGCTTATCGTCAGGCTATTGCTCTGGATGGCAAATTTGCTTTCGCTTGGATCAGTCTCGGCGAGCTACTTAAGGATCATCTTGATCGTCTGGATGAAGCGGAGGCCGCTTATCGCCAAGCTATTGCTCTGGATGACAAGTCTGCTTTCACCTGGATCTGTTTGGGCAACCTGTTGCAGGAGTATCCTGGTCGCTACGATGAAGCGGAGGTAGCTTATCGTCAGGCTATTGCTCTGGATAATCAGCCTGCGTTCGTTTGGGGTAGTTTGGGCAACCTGTTGCAGAAATATTCTAGTCGCTACGATGAGGCAGAGACAGCTTTTCGTCAGGCAATTGATCTGGATGAAAAACTAGCTTTCCCGCGGACTGGTTTGGGCAATTTATTGCAAGACCATCTGGGGCAGCATAGGGAAGCGGAGATTGCTTACCGCCAGGCGATTGAACTTGGTAATGAGAATGACTTTCCGAAAGCTAATCTCGCCCGTTTATTGTGGCGGCAGGGTAGGCAACAGGAGGCTGAAGTACTTTACCGCGAAGTAGCTGCCTTACCAGGGGCGGATAAGGCGGAGTTGCCATTGCAAGCCAATCTATGCCTTGGTAACCGCCAGTTGGCGGTTGATTCTCTGCATACGCTGGTTTTGTCTGCGCAGGAGGGGAAACAATTCGCTTTCTATCGCCTGAAAGAGCAGGTGTGGGAATGCCACGAGCTGGGGTTGGGGACGCGACTGGCAGAGTGGATGGCCGGTAGCGAACAGGCGATATTTTTGCTGCCCTTTATCCAGGCGCTGTACATGCTGGCTGGTGAGGAAGCGAAGTTGCAGGATTTGCCGCTTGAAATGCAGCAGATGGCTGACGAGGTGGTACGCATCGCCCGTGAGCGTGCTAGATGTTGGCCAAGCGTAAATGAGTTTACGGTCACCAAATCGACAACGCATGCGCACAAAGGGAAGCGCCGGAAAATGCGTCCTTAG
- a CDS encoding ATP-binding protein yields MKLGSPATGSDFFGRALVLEDLWRYLLDDHLKFPGVRRLGKTSILKRLLEEAPDHGVLAEWLDVSNVDSAESFVALLDRAFPEKTITRFLSDRAQQVKDWFKRLRKIEATLPDAVGGGGLGVELDGDAAPAWLEKAETVRSRLGKQPLLILLDEFPVMLQTLIQKDPREARQLLAWLRIWRQTPGACRFVFTGSIGLQSLLERHGFADRMNDCFDFPLGPFQQAEARKMWAHFAQTHSELCWQVPEATLDHAMARIGWLSPYFLCLMLDATIRAARERRQECSPPSDVEPENILEIDDVDAAYENLLAARSRFIHWEKRLRDALLPEDLEFCFALLTALSRHEQGMTLSQLGSRLAKRETDAQCRAQRLQDLLVRLTDEGYTSTPDANKRVQFLSFPLRDWWNRNHV; encoded by the coding sequence ATGAAACTAGGTAGCCCGGCAACAGGTTCGGATTTCTTCGGTCGCGCATTGGTGCTAGAAGACTTGTGGCGCTATCTTCTTGATGATCATCTCAAATTTCCTGGGGTGCGCCGTCTGGGAAAGACCTCAATTCTCAAGCGTTTATTGGAAGAGGCGCCGGATCACGGTGTGTTGGCAGAATGGCTGGATGTCTCCAATGTCGATTCGGCTGAAAGTTTTGTTGCCCTCTTGGATCGCGCTTTCCCCGAGAAAACCATCACCCGTTTTCTCTCTGACCGGGCGCAGCAAGTAAAAGACTGGTTCAAGCGTCTGCGCAAGATCGAAGCGACACTGCCGGATGCAGTCGGTGGTGGTGGACTTGGTGTCGAGCTTGATGGCGATGCTGCTCCCGCTTGGCTGGAAAAGGCAGAGACGGTGCGATCGCGGCTTGGCAAACAACCTTTGTTGATTCTGCTCGACGAATTCCCTGTCATGCTGCAGACGCTGATTCAAAAAGATCCCCGTGAAGCAAGGCAGCTTCTGGCCTGGTTACGCATCTGGCGGCAAACGCCGGGTGCCTGCCGTTTTGTGTTCACCGGCTCCATCGGCTTGCAATCCCTTCTCGAAAGGCATGGATTCGCCGACAGGATGAACGACTGTTTCGATTTCCCGCTTGGCCCCTTTCAACAAGCAGAGGCGCGCAAGATGTGGGCGCATTTTGCGCAAACACATAGTGAGCTTTGTTGGCAGGTTCCCGAGGCGACGCTCGACCATGCCATGGCGCGGATTGGCTGGCTTTCACCTTATTTTCTCTGCTTGATGCTTGACGCCACGATTAGGGCAGCGCGCGAGCGGCGGCAGGAGTGCTCGCCACCGAGCGATGTAGAGCCGGAAAATATTCTTGAAATCGACGATGTCGACGCTGCTTACGAAAATCTTCTCGCCGCACGCTCGCGTTTCATTCATTGGGAGAAGCGGCTCAGGGATGCTCTGCTACCTGAAGATTTGGAGTTTTGCTTTGCCTTGCTCACCGCGCTCTCCCGGCACGAGCAAGGGATGACGTTGAGTCAGCTAGGCAGCCGTCTCGCCAAACGCGAAACTGATGCTCAATGCCGCGCCCAGCGTTTGCAGGACTTGCTGGTGCGTTTGACCGATGAAGGCTATACCAGCACACCCGACGCTAACAAACGCGTCCAGTTTCTTTCTTTCCCGCTTCGCGATTGGTGGAATCGTAACCATGTCTGA
- the cysD gene encoding sulfate adenylyltransferase subunit CysD: MTQRSTLSHLDWLEAEAIHIMREVAGQCSNPVLLFSGGKDSICMLRLAEKAFRPGKFPFPLMHIDTGHNYKEVVAFRDKRAAELGERLIVRSVEDSMARGTVVLKHEGESRNKHQSVTLLEAIEEFGFDACIGGARRDEEKARAKERIFSFRDEFGQWDPKNQRPELWSLYNARSHKGENIRAFPISNWTEMDVWQYIEREGLELPSIYFAHTRPVAMRQGAIVPVNVPLVGGGVANPSKPGEEIIDLQVRFRTVGDISCTAPVESDADNVSKIVFETATTTITERGATRLDDQTSDASMEQRKKEGYF; this comes from the coding sequence ATGACCCAACGTTCCACCCTCTCTCATCTCGACTGGCTCGAAGCCGAAGCCATCCACATCATGCGCGAAGTGGCCGGCCAGTGTTCCAACCCGGTGCTGCTCTTCTCCGGCGGCAAGGATTCGATCTGCATGTTGCGCCTGGCCGAAAAGGCCTTCCGCCCGGGTAAGTTCCCCTTCCCGCTCATGCACATCGACACCGGCCACAATTACAAGGAAGTGGTCGCTTTCCGCGACAAGCGTGCGGCCGAACTCGGCGAGCGGCTGATCGTCCGTTCGGTCGAAGACTCCATGGCCCGCGGCACCGTCGTCCTCAAGCATGAAGGCGAATCGCGCAACAAGCACCAGTCGGTGACGCTGCTCGAAGCCATCGAGGAATTCGGCTTCGACGCCTGCATCGGCGGCGCCCGCCGCGACGAGGAAAAGGCCCGCGCCAAGGAACGCATCTTCAGCTTCCGCGACGAATTCGGCCAGTGGGACCCGAAGAACCAGCGCCCGGAACTGTGGAGCCTGTACAACGCCCGCAGCCACAAGGGCGAGAACATCCGCGCCTTCCCGATCTCGAACTGGACGGAAATGGACGTCTGGCAATACATCGAGCGCGAAGGCCTGGAACTGCCGAGCATTTATTTCGCCCACACCCGCCCGGTCGCCATGCGCCAGGGCGCCATCGTGCCGGTCAACGTGCCGCTGGTCGGTGGCGGCGTCGCCAATCCGTCCAAGCCGGGTGAAGAGATCATCGACCTGCAGGTGCGTTTCCGCACCGTCGGCGACATTTCCTGCACGGCGCCGGTCGAATCGGACGCCGACAACGTCAGCAAGATCGTTTTCGAAACCGCCACCACCACCATCACCGAGCGCGGCGCAACGCGTCTGGACGACCAGACCAGCGACGCCTCCATGGAACAACGCAAGAAAGAGGGTTACTTCTGA
- the kdpE gene encoding two-component system response regulator KdpE: MTTPAKVLIVEDEKQIRRFVRVAVEEEGCQVSEAETMAQGLLEAGARQPDLLILDLGLPDGNGIDLIRDLRGWSDVPVLILSARSQENDKIDALDAGADDYLTKPFSVGELRARVRALLRRRSRHADSASPIIEFGPVVVDLSRRLVVRAGEAVHLTPIEYRLLTVLVGNPGKVLTQRNLLREIWGPSYIESSHYLRVYVGHLRQKLEDDPTQPKHFLTETGVGYRFQP, translated from the coding sequence ATGACGACGCCGGCCAAGGTGCTCATCGTCGAAGACGAAAAGCAGATACGCCGCTTTGTCCGCGTTGCGGTGGAGGAAGAGGGCTGCCAGGTTTCCGAAGCCGAAACGATGGCTCAGGGCCTGCTTGAGGCCGGTGCCCGGCAACCCGACTTGCTGATCCTCGATCTTGGCTTGCCTGACGGGAATGGTATCGACCTGATTCGCGATCTGCGTGGCTGGTCCGACGTGCCGGTGCTGATTCTGTCAGCGCGCTCGCAGGAGAACGACAAGATTGATGCACTGGACGCCGGTGCCGACGACTACCTGACCAAACCGTTCAGTGTCGGCGAGTTGCGGGCACGGGTCAGGGCCTTGCTCAGGCGCCGTAGCCGGCATGCCGATTCTGCCTCGCCGATCATTGAATTCGGCCCGGTGGTGGTGGATTTGTCACGCAGGCTGGTGGTGCGTGCCGGCGAAGCCGTGCACCTGACCCCCATCGAATATCGCCTGCTGACGGTGCTGGTCGGGAACCCGGGCAAGGTGCTGACTCAGCGCAACCTGCTCCGGGAAATCTGGGGGCCGTCCTATATCGAGAGTAGCCATTACCTGCGGGTCTACGTCGGCCATCTCCGGCAAAAACTCGAAGACGACCCGACCCAACCCAAACACTTTCTGACTGAAACCGGCGTGGGCTATCGCTTCCAGCCGTAG
- a CDS encoding potassium transporter Kup — translation MQSEQDKKRLATLTLAALGIVYGDIGTSPLYSIKEVFGGAHHPVPITPENVLGILSLFFWSLIIVVTIKYVAFIMRANNKGEGGIIALMTLALQKGTPGTWQQKLLVMLGLFGAALFYGDGVITPAISVLSAVEGLEIITPAFKPYILPISLAILIGLFVFQRKGTASVGALFGPVMVLWFAVLAAFGGLAIVENPSVLAAINPLHAYRFVLGNSMLGFFALGAVVLCITGAEALYADMGHFGAKPIQYAWLGYVMPALLINYFGQGALLLADPSAIENPFYLLAPEWARYPLVILATVATVIASQAVISGAFSITQQAIQLGYTPRLEIQHTSEKEMGQIYLPAINWLLLLSIIALVIEFGSSSNLAAAYGIAVTGTMLITNILAIAVAVRLWNWSPARAILGALPFICIDLGFFLANSVKIPDGGWFPLVFGLGVFILLTTWKRGRELLGLRLAADAMELKPFVASIVEGGVERVNGTAVFMTPNPENVPHALLHSLKHYKTLHEQVVILSVRVFDVPYVPDVDRVEVRHLDGNFSQVTVQYGFKDEPDIPLALGLCAEAGLRLDMMDTSFFLGRETLIPKLGSDMAYWRELLFIAMFRNAGSATAFFKIPSNRVVELGSQVVL, via the coding sequence ATGCAATCCGAACAAGACAAGAAGCGTCTGGCGACGCTGACACTGGCCGCGCTCGGCATCGTTTATGGCGACATCGGCACCAGTCCGCTGTATTCCATCAAGGAAGTATTCGGCGGGGCGCACCATCCCGTGCCCATCACCCCGGAGAACGTACTGGGCATCCTGTCCCTGTTTTTCTGGTCGTTGATCATCGTGGTGACCATCAAGTACGTTGCCTTCATCATGCGCGCCAACAACAAAGGCGAGGGCGGCATCATCGCCCTGATGACGCTGGCGCTGCAAAAGGGGACACCGGGTACCTGGCAACAGAAATTGCTGGTCATGCTGGGCCTGTTCGGGGCGGCCCTGTTCTATGGCGACGGGGTGATAACGCCGGCCATTTCCGTTCTGTCGGCGGTCGAAGGACTGGAAATCATCACCCCTGCCTTCAAGCCTTACATCCTGCCTATCTCGCTGGCGATTCTGATTGGCCTGTTCGTTTTTCAACGCAAGGGAACTGCCAGCGTCGGGGCTCTGTTCGGCCCCGTCATGGTGCTGTGGTTCGCCGTGCTGGCGGCGTTTGGCGGGCTGGCTATCGTTGAAAATCCATCCGTCCTCGCGGCCATCAATCCGCTCCATGCCTACCGCTTCGTTCTCGGCAATTCAATGCTCGGCTTCTTCGCGCTCGGGGCTGTCGTCCTCTGCATCACCGGTGCCGAAGCGCTTTATGCCGACATGGGCCACTTTGGCGCCAAGCCGATTCAGTACGCCTGGCTGGGCTATGTCATGCCGGCGTTGCTCATCAACTATTTTGGGCAAGGCGCCTTGCTGCTGGCCGACCCCAGCGCCATCGAGAACCCGTTCTACCTGCTGGCCCCGGAATGGGCGCGCTATCCGCTGGTGATTCTGGCCACGGTGGCCACCGTGATTGCCTCGCAAGCGGTCATTTCCGGTGCTTTTTCCATCACCCAGCAGGCCATTCAGCTTGGCTACACGCCGCGCCTCGAAATCCAGCATACCTCGGAGAAAGAGATGGGGCAGATTTACCTGCCGGCCATCAACTGGCTGCTGCTTCTCTCCATCATCGCCCTGGTCATTGAGTTCGGTTCCTCGTCAAATCTGGCGGCCGCCTACGGCATTGCCGTTACCGGGACGATGCTGATTACCAATATCCTGGCGATTGCAGTTGCCGTGCGTCTCTGGAACTGGAGCCCGGCTCGCGCCATCCTGGGGGCCTTGCCATTCATCTGCATCGACCTCGGGTTTTTCCTCGCCAACTCGGTCAAAATTCCCGATGGGGGATGGTTCCCGCTCGTCTTTGGCCTGGGTGTCTTCATCCTGCTGACAACCTGGAAGCGCGGACGGGAGTTGCTCGGCCTGCGATTGGCCGCTGATGCCATGGAACTCAAACCCTTTGTTGCCAGCATCGTCGAGGGGGGCGTTGAGCGGGTGAACGGAACGGCGGTGTTCATGACGCCGAATCCGGAGAATGTCCCGCACGCCCTGCTGCACAGCCTGAAGCACTACAAGACGCTACACGAGCAGGTGGTGATCCTGAGTGTGCGGGTTTTCGATGTGCCCTACGTACCGGATGTGGACCGGGTTGAGGTGCGGCACCTCGATGGCAACTTCAGCCAGGTAACGGTTCAGTACGGCTTCAAGGATGAACCGGATATTCCGTTGGCGCTGGGGCTCTGCGCCGAAGCCGGGCTGCGGCTCGACATGATGGATACTTCGTTCTTCCTCGGTCGGGAAACCCTGATACCCAAACTGGGTTCGGACATGGCCTATTGGCGGGAACTGCTGTTCATCGCCATGTTCCGCAATGCCGGCAGTGCCACCGCGTTTTTCAAGATTCCTTCGAATCGCGTTGTCGAACTTGGGTCACAGGTCGTTTTGTAG